The following are from one region of the Segatella oris genome:
- a CDS encoding type VI secretion system Vgr family protein has product MSILNHKISVGIDGKQLFSFKSLKLHQSINNHHRFELLLDLEAGGNRYAHNLKDSAKWIGKSFAVYAGEKSETTFMGVVTGVSLHRRNSDFGHILVSGYSETYRLETDLNFNSWTGCTLADIIKEMASKAGVSARINPEYTEKLDYVCQYNESDFTFIKRLALQYNEWLYYDGIDLVFGRPVHLPDAVKLEFGTSLSSLDIGVKVLAKPAKVFSYHSLNDQTIAAETPNKPTDKDQLGYEAFQASLGMYRNPARQYALPRIHYTSEMTRYVRKKQEAATAESHYVLGQSEAATLVTGSVVDLKSSFLERAGSLTSESLGEFFITEITHTVGEDCYYSNTFKAIPAVVDTLPEPEVEMPVAEPQMARVTRNDDKFGHGRVQVQMNWQTEKMSTDWLRVMAPDGGSSDQVKSNRGFVFIPEVGDQVLVGFRHGDPNRPYVMGSLFNGTTGAGGSKGNKIKSITTRSGCSLLLNDAKGSVTLHDKGGVNMNFDGGGQGERSLEALACFGKHEL; this is encoded by the coding sequence ATGTCAATACTCAACCACAAGATTTCCGTAGGCATAGACGGAAAGCAGTTATTTTCCTTCAAGTCGCTAAAGCTACATCAGTCCATCAACAATCACCACCGTTTCGAGCTGCTTCTTGACCTTGAGGCTGGGGGAAACAGATATGCCCACAACCTCAAGGACAGTGCCAAATGGATTGGAAAGTCCTTCGCCGTGTATGCAGGGGAGAAATCGGAAACCACCTTCATGGGGGTCGTTACGGGCGTGAGCCTGCACAGGAGGAACAGTGATTTCGGACATATTCTGGTGTCGGGATACTCTGAGACCTACCGCCTCGAGACCGACCTGAACTTCAACTCATGGACAGGATGCACCCTGGCTGACATCATCAAGGAGATGGCTTCCAAGGCGGGGGTGAGTGCAAGGATAAATCCCGAATACACCGAGAAGCTCGACTACGTTTGCCAGTACAACGAGTCGGACTTCACGTTCATCAAGCGTCTTGCCCTGCAATACAACGAATGGCTCTACTATGACGGAATCGACCTGGTCTTCGGCCGACCCGTACATCTGCCGGATGCTGTGAAGCTCGAGTTCGGGACAAGCCTCTCGTCACTTGACATCGGAGTCAAGGTGCTGGCAAAGCCGGCAAAGGTGTTCTCCTATCATTCACTCAACGACCAGACCATTGCAGCAGAAACCCCGAACAAGCCCACCGACAAGGACCAGCTGGGCTATGAGGCTTTCCAGGCTTCGCTCGGGATGTACAGGAATCCTGCAAGGCAGTATGCCCTGCCCCGCATCCACTACACCTCAGAGATGACGAGATATGTCAGGAAGAAGCAGGAGGCAGCCACAGCCGAGTCGCACTATGTCCTGGGACAGAGTGAGGCGGCGACCCTCGTCACGGGAAGCGTAGTGGACTTGAAGAGTTCCTTCCTCGAGCGGGCGGGCAGCCTGACGAGCGAGTCACTGGGCGAGTTCTTCATCACCGAGATAACGCATACCGTGGGTGAGGACTGCTATTACAGCAACACGTTCAAGGCTATCCCGGCCGTTGTGGACACGCTGCCGGAACCTGAAGTGGAGATGCCTGTTGCCGAACCGCAGATGGCCAGGGTCACCAGGAATGACGACAAGTTTGGTCACGGCCGTGTACAGGTTCAGATGAACTGGCAGACGGAGAAGATGTCTACGGACTGGTTGCGCGTCATGGCGCCAGACGGTGGAAGCAGCGACCAGGTGAAAAGCAACCGTGGCTTCGTGTTCATTCCCGAGGTGGGTGACCAGGTGCTGGTGGGATTCCGACACGGTGACCCCAACAGACCCTATGTCATGGGAAGCCTGTTCAACGGAACTACGGGCGCAGGAGGCAGCAAAGGCAACAAGATAAAGAGTATTACGACAAGAAGTGGATGCTCACTGTTATTGAATGATGCCAAAGGTAGTGTCACCCTGCACGATAAGGGTGGGGTAAACATGAACTTTGACGGAGGAGGACAAGGAGAGAGAAGCCTCGAAGCTCTTGCCTGTTTTGGTAAACATGAACTTTGA
- the tssD gene encoding type VI secretion system tube protein TssD: MGSFRATLELGGKEYDVLYSNYEFSRNTDSKGKPSSSISGGRVSVTVESTEDTTAIEAMLNSQFKAVDGKIIYKKTEEDAKMKEIEFKNAYIVHYKETLDATNEVPMTIAMTFSAETITVGNAELDNRWPKV, translated from the coding sequence ATGGGTTCATTCAGAGCAACACTGGAATTGGGCGGCAAGGAATATGACGTCCTGTATTCAAATTACGAGTTCAGCAGAAACACTGACTCCAAGGGAAAGCCTTCATCAAGCATTTCAGGCGGAAGAGTATCTGTTACGGTAGAATCTACCGAAGACACTACTGCCATTGAGGCCATGCTCAACAGCCAGTTCAAGGCCGTTGACGGGAAAATCATCTACAAGAAGACCGAAGAGGATGCCAAGATGAAGGAGATAGAGTTCAAGAACGCCTACATCGTGCATTACAAGGAAACCCTTGATGCAACCAACGAGGTACCGATGACCATCGCCATGACCTTCTCGGCTGAGACCATTACCGTGGGCAATGCCGAGCTGGATAACCGCTGGCCAAAAGTATAA
- the pfkA gene encoding 6-phosphofructokinase, with product MAKIKTIGILTSGGDAPGMNAAIRAVTRAGIYNGFNIKAIYRGYDGLINDEIVDFTTENVSGIINQGGTMLKTARSEEFKTAEGQQKAYDNIVKENIDALVVIGGNGSLTGAMKFAQEHDLCCIGLPGTIDNDLYGTDSTIGYDTTMNTIVECVDRIRDTAQSHERIFFVEVMGRDAGFLAQNSAIASGAEAAIIPEDSTDVDQLAQFMERGIRKSKRSCIVIVSESPKCGAIYYANRVKKEFPQYDVRISILGHLQRGGRPTARDRILASCTGVGAIEAIMQGQRNIMVGVRNNEVVYVPLSEAIRSDKPFDRKLIKVLDELSI from the coding sequence ATGGCAAAGATTAAGACAATAGGCATTCTGACTTCGGGTGGTGATGCGCCGGGAATGAATGCGGCTATACGTGCGGTGACACGCGCCGGGATATATAATGGTTTTAATATCAAGGCGATTTATCGTGGTTATGATGGTCTTATCAATGATGAAATCGTTGATTTTACAACAGAAAATGTAAGTGGTATCATCAATCAGGGCGGCACAATGCTGAAGACTGCACGTTCGGAGGAATTCAAAACTGCCGAAGGACAGCAGAAAGCTTATGATAATATTGTCAAGGAAAACATAGATGCTTTGGTGGTTATAGGTGGTAACGGCTCACTGACCGGAGCGATGAAGTTTGCTCAAGAGCATGATCTTTGTTGCATAGGACTGCCCGGAACCATAGATAATGACCTTTATGGAACCGACAGTACCATTGGGTATGATACGACAATGAACACGATTGTGGAGTGTGTAGACCGCATTCGGGATACGGCCCAGAGCCATGAACGCATCTTCTTTGTTGAGGTGATGGGGCGTGATGCGGGCTTCTTGGCACAGAATTCTGCAATAGCTTCGGGTGCAGAGGCTGCTATTATTCCAGAAGACAGCACCGATGTCGACCAGTTGGCACAGTTCATGGAGCGCGGTATTCGAAAGAGCAAGAGAAGTTGTATCGTGATAGTCAGCGAAAGTCCGAAGTGTGGTGCCATCTATTATGCAAATCGTGTGAAGAAAGAATTCCCGCAGTATGACGTTCGTATCTCTATATTGGGACACCTTCAGAGAGGTGGACGTCCTACGGCTCGTGACCGCATATTGGCCAGCTGCACGGGTGTGGGTGCAATCGAAGCTATCATGCAGGGACAACGCAATATCATGGTCGGTGTGAGGAACAACGAAGTGGTCTATGTGCCATTGAGCGAAGCAATCCGAAGCGATAAGCCGTTTGACAGGAAACTGATAAAAGTGCTTGATGAGTTGAGTATATAA
- the atpD gene encoding F0F1 ATP synthase subunit beta, translated as MSQIIGHISQIIGPVIDVYFDTKGQDAEKVLPKIYEALKVKRADGSDLVIEVQQHIGEDTVRCVAMDNTDGLQRGLDVVSTGSPITMPAGEQIKGRMMNVIGKPIDGMEELDMQGAYPIHRAAPTFDQLSTHKEMLATGIKVIDLLEPYMKGGKIGLFGGAGVGKTVLIMELINNIAKGHNGYSVFAGVGERTREGNDLLRDMLESGVIKYGEAFRKAMEEGKWDLSLVDKKELAESQATLVYGQMNEPPGARASVALSGLTVAEEFRDHGGKNGEAADIMFFIDNIFRFTQAGSEVSALLGRMPSAVGYQPTLASEMGAMQERITSTKNGSITSVQAVYVPADDLTDPAPATTFSHLDATTELSRKIAELGIYPAVDPLGSTSRILDPLIVGKAHYDCAQRVKQLLQRYNELQDIIAILGMDELSDEDKLTVNRARRVQRFLSQPFTVAEQFTGLKGVMVPIEETIKGFNAILDGEVDDLPEQAFINVGTIEDAKEKAKKLLEAANV; from the coding sequence ATGTCACAAATTATAGGACACATCTCTCAGATTATCGGTCCGGTTATTGATGTATACTTCGATACAAAGGGTCAGGATGCAGAGAAGGTGTTGCCAAAGATTTATGAGGCACTTAAAGTGAAGCGTGCCGATGGCAGCGACCTTGTAATAGAGGTTCAGCAGCATATTGGTGAAGACACCGTCAGATGTGTAGCTATGGATAATACCGATGGACTTCAGCGTGGTCTTGATGTTGTTTCTACAGGTAGTCCGATCACAATGCCTGCCGGTGAACAGATTAAGGGCCGAATGATGAATGTCATTGGCAAGCCTATTGATGGTATGGAGGAATTGGATATGCAAGGTGCCTATCCTATCCATCGTGCAGCACCTACGTTCGACCAGCTTTCAACCCATAAGGAGATGTTGGCGACAGGCATCAAGGTTATCGACTTGCTGGAGCCATATATGAAAGGTGGAAAGATTGGACTCTTCGGTGGTGCAGGTGTAGGTAAGACCGTGCTCATTATGGAGTTGATCAACAATATTGCCAAGGGACATAACGGTTACTCTGTATTTGCCGGAGTAGGAGAGCGTACGCGTGAAGGAAATGACCTCTTGCGTGACATGTTGGAGAGTGGCGTTATCAAATATGGTGAGGCTTTCAGAAAGGCCATGGAAGAAGGTAAGTGGGATTTGTCGTTAGTCGATAAGAAGGAACTTGCCGAGAGTCAGGCTACACTTGTCTATGGTCAGATGAACGAACCTCCAGGGGCACGTGCTTCTGTTGCCTTGTCTGGTTTGACAGTTGCCGAAGAATTCCGTGACCATGGCGGTAAGAATGGCGAGGCTGCCGATATCATGTTCTTCATTGATAATATCTTCCGATTTACTCAGGCGGGTTCTGAAGTTTCTGCACTTTTAGGTCGTATGCCTTCAGCTGTAGGTTATCAGCCTACGTTGGCCAGCGAAATGGGAGCAATGCAGGAACGTATTACCTCAACGAAGAATGGTTCTATTACTTCTGTGCAGGCTGTCTATGTGCCGGCAGATGACTTGACTGACCCTGCCCCTGCTACAACGTTCTCTCACTTGGACGCTACAACAGAACTCTCAAGAAAGATTGCAGAGTTGGGTATTTATCCTGCTGTAGACCCATTAGGCAGTACATCGCGTATCCTTGATCCTCTGATTGTGGGCAAAGCTCATTATGATTGTGCACAGCGTGTAAAGCAGTTGCTTCAGCGTTATAACGAACTTCAGGACATTATTGCAATCTTGGGTATGGACGAACTCTCTGATGAGGACAAGTTGACCGTAAACCGTGCACGGCGTGTTCAACGTTTCCTTTCTCAACCATTTACTGTAGCTGAACAGTTTACCGGATTGAAAGGCGTTATGGTTCCTATTGAAGAAACTATCAAAGGCTTCAATGCTATCCTTGATGGTGAAGTAGATGATCTCCCTGAACAGGCCTTTATCAACGTAGGAACTATAGAAGATGCAAAGGAAAAGGCAAAGAAACTGCTTGAGGCAGCTAATGTCTAA
- the atpC gene encoding ATP synthase F1 subunit epsilon, producing the protein MSHLRVVSPERVVFDGEVMCVTVPGAIGEFEILEHHAPIISSLEKGHIVYQPLDSQKETLDILGGFVEVQKDEIRICVEL; encoded by the coding sequence ATGTCGCATTTGAGAGTTGTATCTCCGGAAAGAGTGGTCTTCGATGGTGAGGTAATGTGTGTCACTGTGCCTGGAGCAATAGGAGAGTTTGAAATCTTGGAACATCACGCTCCGATTATATCTTCATTGGAAAAAGGGCATATTGTCTATCAACCCTTAGATAGTCAGAAAGAAACGCTGGATATTCTCGGTGGTTTTGTAGAAGTACAGAAAGACGAGATACGTATATGTGTTGAATTATAA
- the atpB gene encoding F0F1 ATP synthase subunit A: protein MKQIKSLLLLLVIAMMPLQLFAAHGAEGGKLNISEIVLGHLSDDYEWHIASYDGKALSIPLPVIVRSSATGQWTFCTPETLPSNFFFDEAHHGKIYEKMPDGSNVRPLDLSITKAVAQIWIVVIVLLGIFGYCSRWYKHRDAKSEAPRGFVGAMEMIVMTINDDVVKSSIGEKHYKTYAPYLLTVFFFILTANLIGLVPIFPGGANVTGNINITMFLAVCSMLAINLFGNKEYWKDIFWPHVPFLLKAPIPLMPVIELFGVFTKPFALMIRLFANMMAGHAVILSFTCVIFLGWSMGVGFGLGLNIFSILMLLFMNCLELLVAFVQAYVFTLLSAVFIGMAHKEEEAE from the coding sequence ATGAAACAAATAAAATCATTACTGCTTCTATTGGTGATTGCCATGATGCCTCTGCAGTTGTTTGCAGCTCATGGAGCAGAAGGAGGGAAGCTGAATATTTCAGAGATAGTGCTTGGACATCTCTCTGATGATTATGAGTGGCATATTGCTTCTTATGACGGGAAGGCTCTCAGTATTCCACTTCCTGTCATCGTTAGAAGTTCGGCAACAGGGCAATGGACATTTTGTACGCCTGAGACATTACCTTCCAACTTCTTCTTTGATGAAGCACATCATGGGAAGATTTATGAGAAAATGCCTGACGGAAGCAATGTAAGACCGTTGGATTTGAGTATTACAAAGGCTGTAGCCCAAATATGGATTGTAGTCATTGTCTTGCTTGGTATCTTTGGTTATTGTAGTCGTTGGTATAAGCATAGGGATGCAAAAAGTGAAGCACCTCGCGGTTTTGTCGGGGCTATGGAGATGATTGTGATGACAATTAATGATGATGTTGTAAAGTCATCAATTGGTGAGAAGCACTATAAGACTTATGCTCCATATCTGCTAACTGTTTTCTTTTTCATTCTTACTGCAAACCTGATAGGACTTGTCCCTATATTCCCAGGCGGTGCCAATGTGACGGGAAATATAAATATAACAATGTTTCTTGCAGTATGTTCTATGCTCGCAATTAACCTCTTCGGTAACAAAGAATATTGGAAAGACATCTTTTGGCCGCATGTTCCTTTCTTGTTAAAGGCTCCAATTCCATTGATGCCGGTCATAGAGTTGTTTGGAGTATTTACGAAACCGTTTGCCTTAATGATTCGTCTTTTCGCCAACATGATGGCTGGACATGCTGTAATATTGAGTTTCACATGTGTGATTTTCTTAGGTTGGTCTATGGGGGTTGGCTTTGGACTTGGTCTGAACATATTCAGTATTCTCATGTTGTTGTTTATGAATTGCCTTGAATTATTGGTTGCTTTCGTTCAGGCATACGTCTTTACCTTGCTGAGTGCAGTCTTTATCGGCATGGCTCATAAGGAGGAAGAAGCAGAATAA
- the atpE gene encoding ATP synthase F0 subunit C — protein MMISTLLAATGLAQLGCGLGAGIATIGAGLGIGKIGGSAMDAIARQPEASSKIMTNMILTSAFVEGCALFAIAACAFIIK, from the coding sequence ATGATGATTTCAACATTATTGGCTGCTACAGGTCTGGCTCAGCTGGGCTGTGGTCTTGGTGCAGGTATTGCAACAATTGGTGCAGGTTTGGGTATTGGTAAGATTGGTGGTAGTGCTATGGACGCTATTGCTCGTCAGCCGGAAGCATCAAGCAAGATTATGACAAACATGATTTTGACATCTGCATTCGTTGAAGGTTGTGCTTTGTTTGCTATTGCAGCTTGTGCATTTATTATTAAATAA
- the atpF gene encoding F0F1 ATP synthase subunit B: MENLPSILTPDLGLLFWMLLAFLVVFICLARFGFPVIIKMVDERKQYIDESLNKAHEASERLANIKQEGETLLQEAREQQAKIMKEAATTRDAIIEQAQDKAREESTRIISEAKKQIEVEKQSAIRDIRSQVAELSIQVAEKILREKLSNDKAQMDMIDRLLDEVSEKENKD, encoded by the coding sequence ATGGAGAATTTGCCATCAATATTGACGCCTGATTTAGGACTTCTTTTTTGGATGCTCCTTGCGTTCTTGGTGGTCTTTATCTGTCTTGCTCGCTTTGGCTTCCCTGTCATTATCAAGATGGTTGACGAGCGAAAGCAATACATAGACGAAAGTCTGAATAAGGCACATGAGGCTTCAGAACGTTTGGCAAACATCAAGCAAGAAGGGGAGACCTTGTTGCAAGAAGCGCGTGAACAGCAGGCTAAGATAATGAAGGAGGCGGCTACAACCCGTGATGCTATTATAGAGCAGGCACAGGATAAGGCACGCGAAGAAAGCACACGTATCATCTCTGAAGCGAAAAAGCAAATAGAGGTGGAGAAACAGAGTGCTATTCGCGATATCCGTTCACAGGTGGCTGAACTCAGTATTCAAGTAGCTGAAAAGATCCTTCGGGAGAAGTTGTCAAATGATAAAGCCCAGATGGATATGATTGATCGACTGCTGGATGAGGTTTCCGAAAAAGAAAATAAAGACTAA
- a CDS encoding F0F1 ATP synthase subunit delta, protein MDLGVISVRYARALLKGALAEKQEDKLYKDMQILLQSYIEVPELRITIDNPMLPTNKKQAVLEAACGKDVTSLTKRFIALVLKEDRETALQFMAASYITLYRKHKNITRGKLITASAVSQNTVDKMKQMVEDKTQGSVEFNTKIDNELIGGFILEYDDYRMDASVKSKLRGILSELKK, encoded by the coding sequence ATGGATTTAGGTGTAATATCAGTTCGATATGCCCGTGCTCTATTGAAGGGTGCCCTTGCTGAAAAGCAGGAAGATAAGCTCTATAAGGATATGCAAATTCTTTTGCAGAGCTATATCGAAGTGCCTGAACTGAGAATTACGATTGATAACCCGATGCTTCCAACAAACAAGAAACAGGCCGTGCTTGAAGCTGCCTGTGGTAAGGATGTAACGTCACTTACAAAGCGTTTTATAGCTCTTGTCTTGAAAGAAGACAGGGAAACTGCCCTGCAATTCATGGCTGCATCGTATATTACTCTTTACAGAAAGCATAAGAACATCACCCGTGGTAAACTTATTACAGCCTCTGCTGTCAGTCAGAATACAGTGGATAAGATGAAGCAGATGGTTGAGGATAAGACTCAAGGTTCTGTAGAATTCAATACGAAGATTGATAATGAACTCATTGGTGGCTTTATCCTTGAGTATGATGATTATCGTATGGATGCCAGTGTCAAAAGCAAACTTCGTGGTATTCTGTCAGAACTAAAGAAATAA
- the atpA gene encoding F0F1 ATP synthase subunit alpha gives MSDKIKPSEVSEVLLKELQSINSGEQFDEVGTVLTVADGVARVYGLRNVEASELLEFENGTMAIVMNLEEDNIGCVLLGPTAGIKEGQTVKRTHRIASIRVNDNFLGRVVNPLGQAIDGLGDIDLTDAFEMPLDRKAPGVIYRQPVKEPLQTGLKAVDSMIPIGRGQRELIIGDRQTGKTAIAIDTIINQKSFYEAGKPVYCIYVAIGQKASTVATLVQTLKEHGALPYSIIVSATAADPAAMQYYAPFAGAAIGEYFRDRGYSALVVYDDLSKQAVAYREVSLILRRPSGREAYPGDVFYLHSRLLERAARINNQQEIAEQMNDLPACMKGHVRGGGSLTALPIIETQAGDVSAYIPTNVISITDGQIYLETNLFNQGFRPAINVGISVSRVGGSAQIKSMKKVAGTLKLDMAQYRELEAFSKFSSDMDAVTAMTLDRGRKNNQLLIQPQYSPMPVGEQIAILYCGVHGLMHDVPVEHVRDCQDQFLDAMRSSHGDLINALADGQLTDEAIKAIEETMANIAGQYKK, from the coding sequence ATGTCAGATAAAATTAAACCAAGTGAGGTGTCTGAAGTACTTCTCAAAGAACTCCAGAGCATCAACAGCGGGGAACAGTTTGACGAAGTGGGCACTGTGCTTACCGTCGCAGATGGTGTTGCACGTGTTTATGGTCTCCGTAATGTTGAGGCGAGTGAGCTTCTTGAGTTTGAGAACGGTACGATGGCCATCGTGATGAACTTGGAGGAAGACAACATTGGTTGTGTACTTCTGGGGCCAACGGCTGGCATTAAGGAAGGACAGACCGTGAAGCGTACACATCGTATTGCTTCCATCCGCGTTAATGATAATTTTCTCGGACGAGTAGTCAATCCTCTTGGACAAGCCATTGATGGCCTTGGCGATATTGATTTGACGGATGCCTTTGAGATGCCATTAGACCGTAAGGCTCCTGGGGTTATCTATCGACAGCCTGTAAAAGAGCCTTTGCAGACAGGTCTGAAAGCTGTAGACTCAATGATACCTATTGGCAGAGGACAGCGTGAGCTTATCATCGGCGACCGCCAAACAGGTAAAACCGCTATTGCCATTGATACCATTATCAACCAGAAAAGCTTCTATGAAGCAGGCAAACCTGTCTATTGCATTTATGTCGCTATAGGTCAGAAAGCCTCTACTGTAGCTACTTTGGTGCAGACACTGAAAGAACATGGTGCATTGCCTTATTCAATCATTGTTAGTGCAACAGCTGCTGACCCTGCAGCCATGCAGTATTATGCGCCTTTTGCCGGTGCTGCTATCGGTGAATATTTCCGTGATCGTGGATACAGTGCACTTGTTGTATATGATGACTTGTCAAAGCAGGCTGTGGCTTATCGCGAGGTTTCATTGATTCTTCGCCGTCCTTCAGGGCGTGAGGCATATCCTGGTGATGTGTTCTATCTTCACTCTCGTCTGCTGGAACGTGCTGCACGTATTAATAATCAGCAAGAGATTGCTGAACAGATGAACGATCTTCCGGCTTGTATGAAAGGGCATGTTCGTGGCGGAGGCTCGTTAACTGCTCTGCCAATCATCGAAACCCAGGCCGGTGATGTCTCTGCTTATATTCCTACAAACGTGATTTCTATCACTGATGGTCAGATATATTTGGAGACCAATCTGTTCAACCAAGGCTTCCGTCCTGCTATCAACGTTGGTATTTCTGTATCGCGTGTGGGTGGTTCTGCACAGATTAAGAGCATGAAGAAAGTGGCTGGTACCCTGAAACTTGACATGGCACAATATCGTGAGTTGGAGGCATTCTCCAAGTTCTCCAGTGATATGGATGCCGTAACAGCAATGACATTGGATCGCGGACGAAAGAACAATCAGTTGCTCATTCAGCCTCAGTATAGCCCAATGCCTGTCGGTGAGCAAATTGCTATTTTATATTGTGGCGTCCACGGCTTGATGCATGATGTGCCCGTTGAGCATGTTCGCGATTGTCAGGATCAGTTCCTTGATGCGATGCGTTCATCACATGGAGACCTTATCAATGCTTTGGCTGATGGTCAACTGACGGATGAAGCCATCAAAGCTATTGAGGAAACAATGGCAAATATTGCCGGCCAATATAAAAAGTAA
- a CDS encoding F0F1 ATP synthase subunit gamma encodes MPSLKEIKTRIASVSNTRKITSAMKMVASSKLHHAQTAIQNMLPYEELLEHILKSFLVTVPEIQNEFEAEREVKRVALVVFTSNSSLCGGFNNNVLKMFQHVVDEYMAQGIDDILVYPIGRKIEDYALKRGLHVAGSYLSLAEKPKASDCADISRELQTKFIAREIDKVELIYHHFKSAGSQILTRKTFLPIDLSTENIGLENDRDLSSNIATAKAQEYLRKRKAAEASKQKSSAQALNDNFIIEPNLDAVLGTLIPKELNLQVFTALLDSNASEHAARMVAMQTATDNANELLRELNLQFNKSRQQAITSELLDIVGGSINN; translated from the coding sequence ATGCCTTCATTAAAGGAAATCAAGACACGAATAGCCTCTGTCAGCAACACGCGTAAGATTACGAGCGCCATGAAGATGGTGGCATCAAGTAAGCTTCATCATGCCCAGACTGCTATTCAGAACATGTTGCCTTATGAGGAATTACTTGAGCATATACTGAAGTCTTTCCTCGTCACTGTTCCTGAAATTCAGAATGAATTTGAGGCTGAACGTGAGGTGAAAAGGGTGGCATTGGTTGTCTTTACCAGCAATAGTTCCCTGTGTGGCGGTTTCAATAACAACGTGCTTAAAATGTTCCAGCATGTTGTAGACGAGTATATGGCTCAAGGCATTGACGATATTCTTGTTTATCCGATAGGCCGCAAGATTGAAGATTATGCGCTGAAGCGGGGACTCCATGTTGCCGGTAGCTATCTTTCCTTGGCTGAAAAACCAAAGGCTTCAGATTGTGCAGATATATCACGGGAACTTCAAACAAAGTTTATAGCCCGTGAAATTGATAAGGTTGAACTTATCTATCATCATTTCAAATCGGCAGGAAGTCAGATACTGACGCGTAAGACTTTTCTTCCCATAGATTTGTCAACCGAGAATATAGGACTTGAAAACGACCGTGATTTATCCAGCAATATTGCTACGGCAAAGGCACAGGAATATCTCCGAAAGCGTAAGGCAGCAGAAGCAAGCAAGCAAAAATCATCGGCACAGGCTTTGAATGATAATTTCATCATTGAGCCAAACTTGGATGCTGTGCTTGGAACTCTGATACCGAAAGAGCTTAATCTTCAGGTCTTCACAGCTTTACTCGACAGCAATGCCAGTGAACATGCTGCCAGGATGGTAGCCATGCAGACTGCAACTGACAATGCCAATGAGTTGTTGCGAGAGCTTAATCTTCAGTTCAACAAGAGCCGTCAGCAGGCAATTACAAGCGAACTGCTTGATATTGTGGGTGGCAGCATCAATAACTGA
- the galE gene encoding UDP-glucose 4-epimerase GalE, translating into MKQTILVTGGTGFIGSHTTVELIEAGYEVVVVDDLSNSKMEVLDGIEKITGVRPAFEKVDLRDKTATENVFKKYPKIEGIIHFAASKAVGESVEKPLLYYRNNIVSLINLLELMPQYNVKGIIFSSSCTVYGQPKPENLPVTEDAPHQKATSPYGNTKEINEQIIYDYIHSGADIKSIVLRYFNPIGAHPSALIGELPNGVPANLIPFVTQTAIGIRKQLTIFGNDYDTPDGTCIRDFIYVVDLAKAHVAAMRRVLDEDTDKIEYFNIGTGHGNTTKEIVDTFEEATGVKLNWKFGPRREGDIEKIWGDCTKANKVLGWKADTPLKDVLASAWKWQVKLREDGVM; encoded by the coding sequence ATGAAACAGACTATACTTGTTACCGGTGGTACGGGGTTTATCGGCTCACATACGACCGTTGAACTGATTGAAGCAGGCTATGAGGTCGTTGTTGTTGATGACCTGAGTAATTCAAAAATGGAAGTTCTTGATGGTATCGAGAAGATAACAGGCGTTCGCCCGGCATTTGAGAAAGTGGATCTTCGCGACAAAACAGCAACGGAAAATGTGTTCAAGAAGTATCCAAAGATAGAGGGAATTATTCATTTTGCTGCGTCAAAGGCAGTGGGAGAGAGCGTTGAAAAGCCTCTGCTTTACTATCGTAACAATATTGTTTCACTGATAAATCTTTTGGAGTTGATGCCCCAGTATAATGTCAAGGGCATCATCTTCTCATCAAGTTGTACGGTCTATGGGCAGCCAAAGCCTGAGAACCTGCCTGTAACAGAGGATGCCCCTCATCAGAAAGCGACTTCTCCATACGGCAACACCAAGGAAATCAACGAGCAGATTATCTATGACTATATCCATAGCGGGGCAGATATCAAGAGCATTGTCCTGAGATATTTCAATCCGATCGGTGCTCATCCCTCAGCCTTGATAGGTGAACTGCCGAACGGAGTTCCTGCCAATCTCATTCCATTTGTTACCCAGACAGCTATTGGCATCCGTAAACAGCTGACTATTTTCGGTAATGATTATGACACTCCTGACGGCACGTGTATCCGTGACTTCATCTATGTTGTCGATTTGGCAAAGGCACACGTTGCAGCAATGCGCCGCGTGTTGGATGAAGATACGGACAAAATTGAATATTTTAATATTGGTACGGGGCATGGAAATACAACCAAAGAGATTGTTGACACCTTTGAAGAAGCTACAGGCGTAAAGCTGAATTGGAAGTTTGGCCCACGTAGAGAGGGCGATATAGAGAAGATTTGGGGCGACTGCACCAAAGCCAACAAGGTGCTTGGTTGGAAAGCAGATACGCCGTTGAAAGATGTCCTTGCCAGTGCTTGGAAATGGCAAGTGAAGTTACGTGAGGATGGTGTCATGTAG